One segment of Marinobacter sediminum DNA contains the following:
- the rph gene encoding ribonuclease PH → MRPSGRTPEQPRDVRITRNYTRHAEGSVLVEFGDTKVICTASVENKVPPFLRGEGKGWITAEYGMLPRSTGSRMGREAARGKQGGRTVEIQRLIGRSLRAAVDLSELGEHSITIDCDVIQADGGTRTAAITGGCVALVDALNYLVAEKRLKKSPLKQMVAAFSVGVYKGTPVVDLDYPEDSEAETDMNVIMTDQGGFIEIQGTAEGAPFVQEELDNMLMLAKQGIEKLFEIQKAALEG, encoded by the coding sequence ATGCGACCAAGCGGCAGAACGCCCGAGCAACCCAGAGACGTTCGAATCACCCGAAACTACACTCGTCACGCCGAAGGCTCGGTGCTGGTGGAGTTCGGAGACACCAAAGTGATCTGCACAGCCTCCGTCGAAAACAAGGTACCCCCTTTCCTGCGCGGTGAAGGCAAAGGCTGGATCACCGCCGAATACGGCATGCTCCCGCGCTCCACCGGCAGCCGCATGGGCCGGGAGGCCGCTCGCGGCAAACAGGGCGGCCGTACCGTCGAGATCCAGCGCCTCATCGGCCGCTCCCTGCGCGCTGCCGTTGACCTTAGCGAACTGGGTGAACACAGCATCACCATCGACTGCGACGTGATCCAGGCCGATGGCGGCACCCGCACCGCGGCCATTACCGGCGGCTGCGTAGCATTGGTGGACGCCCTGAACTATCTGGTCGCCGAAAAGCGCCTGAAAAAATCACCGCTCAAGCAGATGGTGGCCGCGTTTTCAGTTGGTGTATATAAAGGCACTCCGGTTGTCGACCTGGACTACCCGGAAGACTCCGAAGCCGAAACCGACATGAACGTGATCATGACCGACCAGGGCGGGTTCATTGAAATCCAGGGGACGGCAGAAGGCGCGCCTTTTGTTCAGGAAGAACTGGACAACATGCTGATGCTGGCCAAGCAGGGCATTGAAAAGCTGTTTGAAATCCAGAAAGCTGCCCTGGAAGGCTAA
- a CDS encoding YicC/YloC family endoribonuclease, with the protein MIRSMTAFSRKDTQGEWGTLTCEIRTVNHRYLEPSFRLPETFRELENGFREELRKQLKRGKVDVSMRLQSADKASQSFEINDDMAKAVNEAANHVNRILDNPAHISALDILHWPGVLSVPEQDYGPALDAAAGLFEDTVRELVSVREREGERLRPLFEERLTTMTDVVSRVRKLMPELLGAQEQTLRDRFEKAKVELDADRVAQEMVMLAQKSDVAEELDRLDAHMSEVADTLKSDDAIGRRLDFLMQELNREANTLSSKSIDARVTRAAVDLKVLIEQMREQVQNLE; encoded by the coding sequence ATGATCAGAAGTATGACCGCGTTTTCACGGAAGGACACTCAGGGAGAGTGGGGGACGCTAACCTGTGAGATTCGCACGGTGAATCACCGGTATCTCGAGCCCTCGTTTCGATTACCCGAGACGTTTCGTGAGCTGGAAAACGGGTTCCGGGAAGAGCTTCGAAAACAACTGAAGCGGGGCAAGGTGGATGTGTCCATGCGGCTGCAGTCAGCCGACAAGGCGTCGCAGAGCTTCGAAATCAATGACGATATGGCAAAGGCGGTCAATGAGGCGGCCAATCATGTCAATCGCATTCTCGACAACCCCGCCCATATCAGTGCCCTGGACATTCTTCACTGGCCCGGCGTGTTGTCGGTTCCCGAGCAGGACTATGGTCCCGCCCTGGATGCGGCCGCCGGTCTGTTTGAAGACACGGTCCGTGAATTGGTGAGTGTCCGTGAGCGGGAAGGTGAGCGCCTGCGTCCGCTGTTCGAGGAACGCCTGACCACCATGACTGATGTTGTTTCCCGGGTGCGTAAGTTGATGCCTGAACTTCTTGGCGCTCAGGAGCAGACACTCCGGGATCGGTTTGAGAAGGCGAAGGTGGAGCTGGACGCCGATCGAGTCGCTCAGGAAATGGTCATGCTGGCCCAGAAAAGTGATGTAGCGGAAGAGCTGGACCGCCTTGATGCCCATATGAGCGAAGTTGCCGATACCCTGAAAAGTGACGACGCCATTGGGCGTCGTCTGGATTTCCTGATGCAGGAGCTGAACCGGGAAGCCAACACCCTTAGCAGCAAAAGTATCGACGCTCGCGTTACTCGGGCAGCGGTTGATCTGAAGGTTTTGATCGAGCAAATGCGTGAGCAGGTGCAGAACCTGGAGTAA
- the gmk gene encoding guanylate kinase, whose amino-acid sequence MRQAVEQGTLYVISAPSGAGKTSLVAEMLRNDKKLGVSVSHTTRPMRDGESDGVNYHFVSREAFESMIARGDFLEHADVFGNYYGTSHVWVRETLAKGEDVILEIDWQGAAQVRRLMPECVGIFIVPPSTAILRERLTGRGTDAPEVVERRLAEAADECRHAVEFDYLVVNDRFDVALADLLAIVRSQRLRMEVQQDRHGDLLAGLSGRS is encoded by the coding sequence ATGAGGCAGGCAGTCGAGCAAGGTACGTTGTATGTGATATCGGCACCGTCCGGCGCGGGGAAAACCAGCCTTGTAGCAGAGATGCTGCGCAACGATAAGAAGCTGGGTGTATCGGTTTCTCACACCACCCGGCCGATGCGCGACGGCGAGTCGGACGGTGTGAATTATCACTTCGTCAGCCGTGAAGCTTTTGAGTCGATGATAGCCCGGGGTGATTTCCTCGAGCATGCCGATGTCTTCGGCAACTACTATGGCACATCTCATGTCTGGGTACGTGAGACCCTTGCGAAAGGTGAGGATGTCATTCTGGAAATTGACTGGCAGGGAGCGGCCCAGGTGCGTCGGTTGATGCCTGAATGCGTGGGCATCTTTATTGTTCCGCCATCAACTGCGATTCTCCGCGAAAGACTGACCGGCCGCGGCACGGACGCGCCCGAGGTGGTTGAGCGTCGCCTGGCCGAGGCGGCGGATGAGTGCCGGCATGCGGTGGAGTTTGACTACCTGGTGGTGAATGACCGGTTTGATGTCGCGTTGGCCGACCTGTTGGCGATTGTCCGCAGCCAAAGGCTTCGCATGGAGGTCCAGCAGGATCGTCACGGGGATTTGCTCGCCGGACTCTCCGGCCGGAGCTGA
- the rpoZ gene encoding DNA-directed RNA polymerase subunit omega: MARVTVEDCLENVDNRFQLVMLATKRARQLATKGAEPMVPEENDKPTVIALREIAEGKIGRDLLKEDEDE; the protein is encoded by the coding sequence ATGGCACGAGTTACCGTTGAAGATTGTCTGGAAAACGTTGATAACCGCTTCCAGCTGGTGATGTTGGCTACCAAGCGTGCCCGTCAGCTCGCTACCAAAGGTGCGGAACCTATGGTGCCGGAAGAGAACGACAAGCCCACGGTTATTGCCCTGCGGGAAATCGCGGAAGGCAAGATCGGTCGCGATCTTCTGAAAGAAGATGAAGATGAGTGA
- a CDS encoding RelA/SpoT family protein, giving the protein MSAEAKVEGLAKELSTYLDTNRINQVRRAYYYAEQAHEGQMRKTGDRYITHPLAVAYILADLRLDHQSLMAAMLHDVIEDTGIPKDALAEQFGDDVAELVDGVSKLTQIEFRTRAEAQAENFQKMTLAMARDIRVILVKLADRLHNMRTLGPMPYEKRQRIATETLDIYAPIANRLGMHSICTELEDLGFTSLYPMRSKYISKAVDKLRGSHREIIEEIRGRLQEKLEERGLPGRILGREKHLNSIYNKMKFKQKSFHEIMDVYAFRIITDTEDDCYRILGAVHSLYKPLPGRFKDYIAMPKANGYQSLHTTLFGMHVNIEIQIRTEEMEHIANNGIAAHWMYKNEPSSVTTANQARVDRWVKGLMEMRERADDSLEFIEHVKVDLFPDEIYVFTPKGKIMELPSGATPVDFAYAIHTDIGNATVACRINRNLGSLSQPLQSGQTVEVITAPGARPNPAWLSFVVTGKARSSIRHVLKNQKRAESLELGKTLLKKSLKGFSARLSEISDAQVQAVVNHNQVNSLDDLISDIGLGNRMAYLVARQLVTGAEGIENAAASRNIQGGDRSPVTISGTEGLLVRFASCCKPIPGDPVVGMMDSGKGMVIHSDTCSRLPEDDEGRARLTHLKWAKDITNEFSVELRVELERQRGVIAEVANAVAMADGNIERINVEDQNAKFGIVSLVVHVSGRRHLARVMRRIRNIRAVTHINRVRH; this is encoded by the coding sequence GTGTCGGCAGAGGCTAAGGTTGAAGGGCTGGCGAAAGAGCTGAGCACCTATCTGGATACCAATCGCATCAATCAGGTGCGACGGGCCTACTATTATGCCGAGCAGGCCCATGAGGGGCAGATGCGAAAGACGGGTGATCGTTATATCACCCACCCCCTGGCGGTTGCTTATATCCTTGCTGATCTGCGGTTGGACCATCAAAGCCTGATGGCTGCCATGCTCCACGACGTCATCGAAGACACGGGGATTCCCAAGGACGCGCTCGCAGAGCAGTTTGGCGATGATGTGGCGGAGCTGGTGGACGGGGTCAGCAAATTGACCCAGATTGAGTTTCGTACCCGTGCAGAGGCCCAGGCTGAGAACTTCCAGAAGATGACTCTGGCCATGGCGAGGGATATCCGGGTAATTCTGGTGAAGCTCGCAGACCGTCTGCACAACATGCGGACACTGGGGCCAATGCCCTACGAAAAGCGTCAGCGCATCGCCACCGAAACCCTCGATATTTATGCCCCGATCGCGAACCGCCTGGGCATGCATTCTATTTGCACTGAGCTGGAAGACCTTGGTTTTACCTCCCTGTACCCGATGCGTTCGAAGTACATTTCCAAGGCGGTCGACAAGCTGAGAGGAAGCCATCGTGAAATTATCGAGGAAATCCGCGGGAGGCTGCAGGAAAAACTGGAAGAACGCGGGTTACCGGGGCGTATCCTTGGGCGAGAGAAACACCTGAACAGCATCTACAACAAGATGAAGTTCAAGCAGAAATCCTTCCATGAAATCATGGATGTGTATGCTTTTCGGATCATTACCGACACCGAGGACGACTGCTACCGGATTCTTGGCGCCGTTCACAGTCTTTACAAACCGCTGCCCGGCCGGTTTAAAGATTATATAGCCATGCCTAAAGCCAATGGCTACCAGTCTCTCCACACCACCCTGTTCGGCATGCATGTGAACATCGAGATCCAGATCCGGACGGAGGAGATGGAGCACATTGCCAATAACGGTATTGCTGCCCACTGGATGTACAAGAATGAGCCCAGCAGTGTAACCACGGCAAATCAGGCGAGGGTCGATCGCTGGGTCAAGGGTCTGATGGAGATGCGTGAGCGCGCCGATGACTCCCTGGAGTTTATCGAGCATGTGAAAGTGGATCTGTTCCCTGACGAGATCTATGTATTTACGCCCAAGGGCAAGATCATGGAGTTGCCCAGTGGCGCTACCCCCGTGGACTTCGCCTATGCCATCCATACTGATATCGGGAACGCCACCGTAGCCTGCAGAATCAACCGCAATCTGGGGTCACTGAGTCAGCCGCTGCAGAGTGGCCAGACTGTTGAAGTCATTACCGCGCCGGGTGCCCGTCCAAACCCTGCCTGGCTCAGTTTTGTGGTCACTGGTAAGGCACGCAGCAGTATCCGGCATGTTCTGAAAAACCAGAAGCGCGCGGAATCTCTGGAGCTGGGTAAAACACTCCTCAAAAAATCACTCAAGGGCTTTAGTGCACGCCTGTCAGAAATCAGTGATGCCCAGGTACAGGCGGTGGTAAACCACAACCAGGTTAACAGTCTGGACGATCTGATCAGTGATATTGGCCTTGGGAACCGAATGGCTTATCTGGTGGCACGCCAGCTGGTCACTGGTGCTGAGGGCATCGAGAATGCTGCAGCCTCCAGGAACATACAGGGTGGTGATCGAAGTCCGGTGACCATCAGCGGAACGGAAGGTTTGCTGGTTCGTTTTGCCAGCTGCTGTAAACCGATCCCGGGGGATCCGGTTGTGGGCATGATGGATTCCGGTAAGGGCATGGTCATTCATTCAGACACATGCTCCCGCCTACCGGAAGATGACGAAGGCAGGGCCCGCCTGACCCATCTCAAGTGGGCCAAGGACATCACCAACGAGTTTTCGGTTGAGTTACGTGTGGAGCTTGAGCGTCAGCGCGGTGTGATTGCCGAGGTGGCCAATGCAGTCGCCATGGCAGATGGCAACATTGAGCGGATCAACGTCGAAGATCAGAATGCCAAGTTCGGCATTGTCAGCCTTGTGGTACACGTCAGTGGTCGTCGGCACCTGGCGAGAGTGATGCGTCGTATCCGCAATATCCGGGCGGTTACTCATATCAACCGGGTCCGTCACTGA
- a CDS encoding RidA family protein has protein sequence MTNKSIIQTENAPQAIGTYSQAVKAGDTVYLSGQIPLVPETMEVVAGDFSTKTRQVFENLKAVCEAAGGELKDIVKVNIYMTDLANFATVNEIMATYFQEPYPARAAVGVAALPKGVPIEMEAVMVLS, from the coding sequence ATGACCAACAAATCCATTATCCAGACCGAAAATGCGCCCCAGGCGATTGGTACGTACTCCCAGGCTGTAAAAGCTGGCGATACTGTGTACCTGTCTGGTCAGATTCCGCTGGTGCCGGAGACCATGGAAGTGGTGGCCGGGGATTTTTCTACCAAGACACGTCAGGTGTTCGAGAACCTGAAAGCTGTCTGTGAGGCAGCCGGTGGTGAGTTGAAAGACATTGTAAAGGTCAACATCTACATGACCGATCTGGCGAATTTTGCCACCGTCAATGAGATCATGGCGACCTATTTCCAGGAACCATATCCTGCTCGCGCCGCCGTTGGTGTCGCTGCCCTGCCCAAGGGTGTCCCTATCGAAATGGAAGCGGTGATGGTTCTCAGCTGA
- a CDS encoding NAD-dependent epimerase/dehydratase family protein, whose product MAITETTHSPRILVAGCGKLGGAIASLMADSAEVFGLRRNPDRVPEGVRGIGADLTRPDTLENTLPDSLDVVVYCLTPSSYDEQGYRDAYVTGLTNLIRALNGQSLKRLVFISSTSVYSQDDDSWIDEGSPAVPARSSGEQILAGEQAALNSGQPATIIRFSGIYGPSRRRFLEEVIEGRMNPQTPAPFSNRIHEDDAAAAVEYLVKRSLHDQSLQELYTASDCEPVRLDEVVAWVRQQIPCATPADDARKGGRAGSKRCSNRRLLETGFRFRYPDFRAGYRPMIEEG is encoded by the coding sequence ATGGCAATCACTGAAACGACACACTCTCCCCGAATTCTGGTGGCCGGCTGCGGCAAACTTGGTGGTGCGATTGCCAGCCTGATGGCCGACTCAGCCGAAGTCTTCGGCTTGAGAAGAAATCCAGACAGGGTACCGGAGGGCGTTCGGGGCATAGGTGCTGACCTGACACGCCCGGACACTCTCGAAAATACATTGCCTGACAGCCTCGATGTCGTGGTTTACTGCCTGACACCATCCAGCTACGACGAGCAGGGCTACCGGGACGCCTATGTTACCGGCCTCACCAATCTCATCAGGGCCTTAAACGGGCAATCACTGAAACGACTCGTCTTTATCAGTAGTACCAGCGTCTACTCACAGGACGATGACAGCTGGATCGACGAAGGCAGTCCGGCCGTACCCGCACGCTCTAGCGGGGAACAGATACTGGCAGGCGAGCAAGCCGCCCTGAACAGCGGGCAACCGGCCACCATCATTCGCTTTAGCGGAATTTATGGTCCCTCCAGGCGGCGCTTCCTTGAGGAAGTCATTGAGGGGCGGATGAATCCGCAAACGCCGGCACCTTTCAGCAACCGTATCCACGAGGACGACGCCGCAGCTGCCGTAGAGTACCTGGTAAAACGCTCGCTGCATGATCAGTCGCTGCAGGAGCTGTACACTGCCAGCGATTGCGAGCCGGTTCGGCTGGATGAGGTCGTGGCGTGGGTGCGCCAGCAAATCCCCTGCGCCACACCGGCCGACGATGCCAGGAAAGGCGGTCGTGCGGGCAGCAAACGGTGCAGCAACAGACGGCTTCTTGAAACCGGCTTCCGCTTCCGGTACCCGGACTTCAGGGCCGGCTACCGGCCCATGATTGAGGAAGGATAG
- a CDS encoding hydrogen peroxide-inducible genes activator encodes MTLTELRYVVTLARERHFGRAAERCHVSQPTLSVAVKKLEDELGIPLFERSKSSIRVTETGQRIIGQAQRVLDQVGVIKDMAQDGKNQLSSPLKVGAIYTIGPYLFPHLLPELRRAAPEMPLYIEENYTASLRQKLRHSELDAIIIALPFEEPEVLTLPLYDEPFVVLLPAGHHLAQRDELTAEELAKEQLLLLGPGHCFRDQVLESCPPLVDAVTRRVDADSPALVTEGSSLETIRHMVASGLGITVLPLSAATAMQYQENILAVRPFAAPVPFRTVALAWRVTFPRPKAIDVLSLAASQCRVIEKAKTDKPVVAEESA; translated from the coding sequence ATGACTCTCACCGAGTTACGATACGTCGTTACGCTTGCCCGTGAAAGGCATTTTGGTCGCGCTGCCGAGCGCTGCCATGTCAGTCAGCCGACGCTGAGTGTCGCTGTCAAGAAGCTGGAGGACGAGCTGGGTATTCCGCTGTTTGAGCGCAGTAAGAGCAGCATCCGGGTTACGGAAACCGGACAGCGGATCATCGGCCAGGCCCAGCGGGTTCTGGATCAGGTCGGGGTTATCAAGGACATGGCGCAGGACGGCAAGAATCAGTTGAGTTCGCCACTGAAAGTCGGCGCTATCTATACCATTGGTCCATATCTTTTCCCTCATCTGTTACCGGAACTTCGGCGGGCGGCACCTGAAATGCCGCTGTATATAGAAGAAAACTACACCGCCAGTTTGCGTCAGAAACTGCGCCATTCCGAGTTGGACGCCATCATTATTGCCCTGCCTTTTGAAGAGCCGGAAGTATTGACCCTGCCCCTCTACGACGAACCATTCGTTGTTTTGTTGCCGGCCGGCCATCACCTGGCGCAGAGGGACGAGCTGACTGCGGAGGAGCTGGCCAAAGAGCAGTTGCTGCTGCTGGGGCCGGGGCACTGTTTTCGGGACCAGGTACTGGAGTCCTGTCCGCCGCTGGTGGATGCCGTGACACGGCGGGTTGACGCGGATTCACCCGCGCTCGTGACCGAGGGCAGCTCGCTGGAGACCATTCGCCACATGGTTGCTTCGGGTCTCGGCATCACTGTGTTACCGCTGTCGGCGGCAACCGCCATGCAGTACCAGGAAAACATTCTTGCCGTCCGGCCGTTCGCAGCACCCGTCCCCTTCCGGACTGTGGCGCTTGCCTGGCGGGTGACCTTCCCGCGTCCCAAGGCGATTGATGTGCTCTCCCTGGCCGCCAGTCAGTGCAGGGTCATTGAAAAAGCGAAAACGGATAAACCGGTCGTGGCCGAAGAAAGTGCCTGA